A single Tenacibaculum sp. Bg11-29 DNA region contains:
- a CDS encoding 2Fe-2S iron-sulfur cluster-binding protein, giving the protein MSDINIKITDRKGVLHEILAPTDMAMNLMEIVRSYELAEEGTIGICGGMAMCASCQCYVKSEHELPEMGVDEDMMLAEAFHVEDNSRLGCQIQMKPNLEGLEVELAPEM; this is encoded by the coding sequence ATGTCAGATATCAACATAAAAATAACAGACAGAAAAGGAGTACTTCACGAAATTTTAGCGCCAACAGATATGGCAATGAATTTAATGGAAATAGTTCGTTCATACGAATTAGCAGAAGAAGGTACGATTGGTATTTGTGGAGGTATGGCAATGTGTGCTTCCTGTCAATGTTATGTGAAATCTGAACACGAATTACCAGAGATGGGGGTTGATGAAGATATGATGCTTGCTGAAGCATTTCATGTAGAAGATAACAGTCGTTTAGGTTGTCAAATTCAAATGAAACCAAATTTAGAAGGATTGGAAGTAGAATTAGCACCCGAAATGTAA
- a CDS encoding NAD(P)/FAD-dependent oxidoreductase translates to MIHTDILIIGAGPTGLFTIFEAGLLKLKCHLIDALPQPGGQCSEIYPKKPIYDIPAYPEILAGDLTSKLIEQTKQFKPGFTLGERANTIEKQEDGTFIVTTNKGTKHQAPVVAIAGGLGSFEPRKPPIPNIANFEDKGVEYIIRDPELYRDKKVVISGGGDSALDWAVFLSDVASEVTLIHRRNEFRGALDSVDRVQELKNLGKINLITPAEVKGILGKEHVTGVAVEKKGEEPFIIDTDHFIPLFGLSPKLGPIANWGLEIEKNAIKVNNALDYQTNIPGIFAIGDVNTYPGKLKLILCGFHEATLMCQSAYKRIHPDKKYVMKYTTVGGVEGFDGTKKEAPKAVVKAIQ, encoded by the coding sequence ATGATACATACAGATATATTAATTATAGGGGCAGGACCTACAGGATTATTCACCATTTTTGAAGCAGGATTGTTAAAATTAAAATGTCATTTAATAGATGCATTGCCACAACCAGGAGGTCAGTGTTCAGAAATATATCCTAAAAAACCTATTTATGATATTCCAGCATATCCAGAAATTTTAGCAGGAGATTTAACAAGTAAGTTAATAGAACAAACAAAACAGTTTAAACCTGGTTTTACGTTAGGAGAACGTGCAAATACTATTGAAAAACAAGAAGACGGAACTTTTATAGTAACGACTAATAAAGGGACAAAACATCAAGCACCAGTAGTTGCTATTGCAGGAGGTTTAGGTAGCTTTGAACCACGTAAACCACCGATTCCTAATATTGCTAATTTTGAAGATAAAGGAGTTGAGTATATTATTAGAGATCCTGAGTTGTATAGGGATAAAAAAGTGGTAATTTCAGGAGGAGGAGATTCAGCTTTAGATTGGGCAGTTTTTTTATCTGACGTAGCATCTGAAGTAACATTAATACACCGTAGAAATGAATTTAGAGGAGCTTTAGATAGCGTAGATAGAGTACAAGAGCTAAAAAACTTAGGGAAGATTAACTTAATAACTCCAGCAGAAGTAAAAGGAATTTTAGGAAAAGAACACGTTACTGGTGTTGCTGTTGAGAAAAAAGGAGAAGAACCTTTTATTATAGATACAGATCATTTTATACCATTATTTGGTTTGTCACCAAAATTAGGACCTATTGCAAATTGGGGGCTAGAAATTGAGAAAAACGCGATAAAAGTTAACAATGCTTTAGATTATCAAACAAATATTCCAGGTATATTTGCAATTGGAGATGTAAATACGTATCCAGGGAAATTAAAATTAATTTTATGTGGATTTCATGAAGCAACTTTAATGTGTCAAAGTGCTTATAAACGTATTCATCCAGATAAAAAATATGTAATGAAATATACTACTGTAGGTGGAGTTGAAGGTTTTGATGGAACTAAAAAAGAAGCACCAAAAGCAGTTGTAAAAGCAATTCAATAA
- a CDS encoding bifunctional precorrin-2 dehydrogenase/sirohydrochlorin ferrochelatase — protein sequence MEQNELYPIFLKTKQLETLIVGGGFVALEKLTFLLKSSPNSKVTMVSTFFREETQALANKFGIKMIITKYDNSYLKDKHMVIATTDNVDVNVQVYKDCKQRNVLVNVADNPPYCDFFMGGIVTKGNVKIAISTNGKSPTTAKRLRQFFEEIIPEDINELVQNLNKFRKTIKGNFENKVVQLNQLTKSLIS from the coding sequence ATGGAACAAAACGAATTATACCCAATTTTTTTAAAAACCAAACAGTTAGAAACACTTATTGTAGGAGGCGGTTTTGTAGCTTTAGAGAAATTAACGTTTTTATTAAAATCAAGTCCGAATTCTAAAGTAACAATGGTTTCTACATTTTTTAGAGAAGAAACACAAGCGTTAGCAAATAAGTTTGGTATAAAAATGATTATTACTAAATATGATAACTCATACTTGAAAGACAAACACATGGTTATTGCAACAACAGACAATGTTGATGTAAACGTCCAAGTTTATAAAGATTGTAAGCAAAGAAATGTTTTAGTAAACGTAGCTGATAATCCTCCATATTGTGATTTTTTTATGGGAGGTATCGTAACAAAAGGAAATGTGAAAATAGCAATTTCTACCAATGGGAAATCACCAACTACAGCAAAAAGATTACGACAATTCTTTGAAGAAATAATTCCAGAAGACATTAACGAATTAGTTCAGAATTTAAATAAGTTTAGAAAAACAATTAAAGGTAACTTTGAAAATAAAGTAGTACAGTTAAATCAATTAACGAAAAGTTTAATAAGTTAA
- the cobA gene encoding uroporphyrinogen-III C-methyltransferase — translation MYNKIPKLTVVGAGPGDVDLITLKAIKVLKTADVVLYDALVNEELLDFINPNAELIFVGKRRGCYKYQQEQINELIVERAKTHGHVVRLKGGDPFIFGRGAEEMEFAAAFNIETAMVPGISSSLAVPAYQNIPVTKRGSAESFWVITGTTKEHKLSNDVALAAKSKATVVVLMGMGKLAEIVALFQKEGKNELPVAIIQDGTTSREKVGIGTVDTILDIVKENELSNPAIIVLGEVVKHREALKKAKEEYSKELIAV, via the coding sequence ATGTATAATAAGATTCCGAAATTAACCGTTGTTGGCGCTGGTCCAGGGGATGTAGATTTAATTACGCTAAAAGCTATTAAAGTTTTAAAAACTGCAGATGTTGTTTTATATGATGCTTTGGTTAATGAAGAGTTATTAGATTTTATAAACCCGAATGCAGAATTAATTTTTGTAGGAAAACGTAGAGGTTGTTATAAATATCAACAAGAACAAATAAATGAGTTGATTGTTGAAAGAGCAAAAACTCATGGACATGTAGTTCGTTTAAAAGGTGGTGATCCTTTTATTTTTGGAAGAGGTGCAGAAGAAATGGAGTTTGCAGCAGCTTTTAATATAGAAACAGCAATGGTTCCAGGTATTTCATCTTCTTTAGCAGTACCAGCATATCAAAATATACCTGTTACAAAGCGTGGAAGTGCAGAAAGTTTTTGGGTGATTACAGGTACAACAAAAGAACATAAATTATCTAACGATGTAGCTTTAGCAGCAAAATCTAAAGCTACAGTAGTGGTATTAATGGGAATGGGAAAATTAGCTGAAATTGTAGCATTATTTCAAAAAGAAGGTAAAAATGAATTACCAGTAGCTATAATTCAAGACGGAACAACTTCTAGAGAGAAGGTAGGTATTGGAACTGTAGATACTATTTTAGATATTGTAAAAGAAAATGAGCTAAGTAACCCTGCAATTATTGTTTTAGGCGAAGTTGTAAAACACAGAGAAGCTTTAAAAAAGGCAAAAGAAGAATATTCAAAAGAGTTAATAGCTGTATAA